A region from the Paraburkholderia youngii genome encodes:
- a CDS encoding tetratricopeptide repeat protein, translating into MPYFFGIGLHVFIAIFFAIHAMRNNQGIYWLFILFAFPLLGSVVYFFAIYLPGLRHTRGARVATQAITQFVDPNRALREARAAFERAPTVQHRMRLGEALLAAGNPREALEHFQAAANGPFANDPALLLGLARSQFALGNYTAADTTLANLFSVNPHARNQGEPALLYARTLAALSAPGARAAFEHSLTCATDVAARCLFADWLAAQPEDADRRRAGALYAEIVQDAKHWPRHAREHNREWLQRAQAALAAGAART; encoded by the coding sequence ATGCCCTACTTCTTTGGAATTGGTCTTCACGTTTTCATTGCGATCTTCTTCGCCATCCACGCGATGCGCAATAACCAGGGCATCTACTGGCTATTCATTCTGTTTGCCTTTCCGCTCCTCGGCAGCGTCGTGTACTTCTTCGCGATCTATCTGCCGGGTCTGCGCCATACGCGCGGCGCGCGAGTGGCCACGCAGGCGATCACGCAATTCGTCGATCCGAATCGCGCGCTGCGTGAAGCGCGCGCCGCTTTCGAGCGCGCGCCGACCGTGCAGCATCGGATGCGGCTCGGCGAGGCCTTGCTCGCGGCCGGCAATCCGCGCGAAGCACTCGAACATTTCCAGGCCGCGGCGAATGGTCCCTTTGCAAACGATCCCGCGCTACTGCTAGGTCTTGCGCGCTCACAGTTCGCGCTCGGCAACTACACGGCCGCCGATACGACGTTGGCAAATCTGTTCTCGGTCAATCCGCACGCGCGCAATCAGGGCGAGCCGGCGCTGCTGTACGCGCGCACGCTGGCCGCGCTGAGCGCGCCCGGTGCGCGCGCCGCATTCGAACACTCGCTGACCTGCGCAACCGACGTCGCGGCGCGCTGCCTGTTCGCCGACTGGCTCGCCGCGCAACCGGAAGACGCGGACCGCCGCCGCGCCGGTGCCCTCTACGCGGAAATCGTGCAGGACGCCAAACATTGGCCGCGTCACGCGCGCGAACACAATCGCGAGTGGCTGCAGCGGGCGCAGGCCGCGTTGGCGGCCGGTGCGGCTCGAACCTGA
- a CDS encoding arabinofuranosidase catalytic domain-containing protein, whose amino-acid sequence MTRLLTKNYTGPLFQIQRASDNTTLDVYPYTNSTLKGGDRSLVGSANVQSAQSFCDNTTCSVTYIYDQIDLVAPLKNGAFGNVPATLTLNQDGTESLSVKNGSKTTTVPVLNGFATITLPGTSGTLTVQLLQPPTALTAQTPTQQLTIGNDLPALPGTPAKLGFVTTNGVQIAALGTLAGQAYRKRFGTVNQSIGDSEIAEYMVAGAHYSQSSTCCGTYGNMESSANPSTYAHGEIEGEMFALAFSNGNAAVFGYCDGDSIQPSNVKDPVCNALDTNWPGVDAEAGVYLYGPQQPAEEKFVTVLSKYSPVNALNLFAVKGGSASQSVLTALYDQAPPEALIFGNDAGHAFNGQWQGGLSLGEGGDGSAAPIQFFEGAIITKATSDTTDNAIQSSIASFYGPPADAAASACYANNLINSPRSLATPDAWFQSNGGTAVPATDISGVNLGAATVTSTNGSSVSNIHEVIRVQGGQSYTFTDYVLATTNATVFPGGSIQTDDPSGTEFGWVLNTNTGAIVRGTWGAGQATALSAVKAGNWWKVTMTLTAPAGSNNAQVFIDPPTSNSAGVRSQQAAYLSATHYCPSLAILSGTKS is encoded by the coding sequence GTGACCCGGCTGCTGACGAAGAACTACACGGGCCCGCTGTTCCAGATTCAACGCGCGTCCGACAACACGACGCTCGACGTCTATCCGTACACCAACAGCACGCTGAAGGGCGGCGACCGCTCGCTGGTCGGCTCGGCGAATGTGCAGAGCGCGCAATCCTTCTGCGACAACACGACCTGTTCGGTTACCTACATCTACGACCAGATCGATCTGGTCGCGCCGCTGAAGAACGGCGCGTTCGGTAATGTCCCCGCGACGCTGACGCTGAACCAGGACGGCACCGAATCGCTAAGCGTCAAGAACGGCAGCAAAACGACCACGGTTCCGGTGCTCAACGGCTTCGCGACGATCACGCTGCCCGGCACCTCCGGCACCCTGACCGTGCAGCTGCTTCAGCCGCCGACCGCGTTGACCGCACAGACGCCGACGCAGCAACTGACGATCGGCAACGACTTGCCAGCGCTGCCCGGCACACCGGCCAAGCTCGGATTCGTCACGACGAACGGTGTCCAGATTGCGGCTCTCGGCACGCTCGCCGGGCAGGCCTACCGCAAACGCTTCGGGACGGTGAACCAGTCGATCGGCGATAGCGAAATCGCCGAGTACATGGTCGCTGGCGCGCACTACAGCCAATCGTCGACCTGCTGCGGCACCTACGGCAACATGGAAAGCAGCGCGAATCCGAGCACCTATGCGCACGGCGAAATCGAAGGCGAAATGTTCGCGCTCGCGTTCTCGAACGGCAACGCGGCCGTATTCGGCTATTGCGACGGCGACTCGATTCAGCCGTCGAACGTGAAGGACCCGGTGTGCAATGCACTCGATACGAACTGGCCGGGTGTGGATGCCGAAGCCGGCGTCTATCTGTACGGCCCGCAGCAGCCGGCGGAAGAGAAGTTCGTCACGGTGCTGTCGAAGTACTCGCCGGTCAACGCGCTGAATCTATTCGCGGTCAAAGGCGGTTCCGCTTCGCAAAGCGTGTTGACAGCGCTGTACGATCAGGCGCCGCCTGAAGCGCTGATCTTCGGCAACGATGCCGGTCACGCATTCAACGGCCAATGGCAAGGCGGTCTGTCGCTCGGCGAAGGCGGCGACGGCAGCGCCGCGCCGATCCAGTTCTTCGAAGGCGCGATCATCACCAAGGCGACGTCCGATACGACCGACAACGCGATCCAGTCGAGCATCGCAAGCTTCTACGGACCGCCGGCCGACGCGGCCGCGTCGGCCTGCTACGCGAACAACCTGATCAATTCGCCGCGTAGTCTCGCGACGCCGGATGCGTGGTTCCAGTCGAACGGCGGCACTGCCGTGCCCGCCACCGACATCTCCGGCGTCAATCTTGGCGCCGCGACGGTCACGAGCACGAATGGTTCGTCCGTGTCGAACATCCACGAAGTGATCCGGGTACAGGGCGGCCAGTCGTACACGTTCACCGACTATGTGCTCGCCACCACCAACGCAACAGTATTCCCCGGCGGCTCGATCCAGACCGACGACCCGAGCGGCACCGAGTTCGGCTGGGTGCTGAACACGAACACCGGCGCGATCGTGCGCGGCACGTGGGGCGCGGGACAAGCGACGGCGCTGAGCGCGGTGAAAGCCGGCAACTGGTGGAAAGTGACGATGACGCTGACCGCACCGGCGGGATCGAACAACGCGCAGGTGTTCATCGATCCGCCGACGTCGAACAGTGCAGGCGTGCGTTCGCAGCAGGCCGCGTATTTGAGCGCGACACATTACTGCCCGAGCCTCGCGATTCTGAGCGGCACGAAGTCGTAA
- a CDS encoding YunG family protein, whose amino-acid sequence MTQEAQTPAVSKTFATPIDLYRALARVWAGDTSSPTHAWLSTNPAQNHCSVTSLIVQDCFGGEILTTRTSGGTHFYNLIDGKRWDLTVSQFAEPIPFDDTRSSREAAFADTSREKYELLKSRLAESQLK is encoded by the coding sequence ATGACGCAGGAAGCACAGACGCCAGCCGTTTCGAAGACCTTTGCGACGCCCATCGATCTTTACCGCGCCCTTGCACGTGTGTGGGCCGGCGATACGTCGAGCCCGACCCACGCGTGGTTGTCGACGAATCCGGCGCAGAATCATTGCAGCGTGACGTCTCTGATCGTGCAGGACTGCTTCGGTGGCGAGATTCTGACGACGCGTACGTCCGGCGGCACGCACTTCTACAACCTGATCGACGGCAAGAGATGGGATCTGACCGTCAGCCAGTTTGCCGAGCCGATTCCATTCGACGATACGCGTTCGAGTCGTGAGGCGGCGTTCGCGGATACGTCGCGGGAGAAATATGAACTGCTGAAGTCGAGGCTCGCGGAAAGCCAGCTGAAATAA